Part of the Natrialbaceae archaeon AArc-T1-2 genome, CTGTTCGACGATGGGGAGGGTCGTCCGGTCCGTTCGCCTGTAATAGTAGTAGCCGATCCCCGAGAGGACGAGCGAGAGAAAGATCGTGGGAAGCATAAAGAGAAAGCCAATGACGAGTGCCATCGCGCCGTAGGGTCCGTACGGTCGGTACTCGATCGTCCCGTCGTCGACCCGCCGCTCGTCGGCGACGGCCACGATCCGATGGTCGACGGACTCCCCGCTTTCGCGATCGTCGGTCGTCGCGTCGTCGGTTCGACACTCCCCGACGTGACGCTCCATACCCCGACGGAGGTCCTCGATCGCCACCCCGTCGTACTCTCGTTTCGTGACCGCCGCCCCGTTCGGGCGGTCCCGTCGCGTCCGGCCGTCGTCGGTACCCATTCATCCGGTGTATTACGCTGGCGTTATAAAAGAAGTTCGTCACTGGATCGGGTCGGGTCGTGGCTATCATCGAAGCTGAAGGTATCGGCGGTCGTCGTCGCGGTCGCGACGGGCGGGATACAGGACGACGAAATTTCCTGCCGAACGCGTCGCGATTCGATTCGGCAGTGTCCGAAGCTCCGGATGCCAGCCGACCGTTCCCCGGCGGGCACTCACTGCAACGACCAGGTCGTCCGGACCGATCTCGTCGCGGAGGAACGTCGAGACCTCCTCCCAACCGTCGACGCGATCGATCGTCGCGGTCGGTCCGGTGTCGACCGACGCGAGCGCGTGTTCGACCCGGTCGGCGTCACCGCCGATCGTGACCGCGCGAACGTCGGCCCCGGCGTGATCGGCGAGCTGTCCGACGCGATGGGCCGCCTCGCCGAACCCCTGATTGTCGACGATTTCCGGTGGGCACAACAGGACGAGACGCTCCGTGACGTTGAGCGGCCGTCGAATCCGGGCGACGAATACCTGGACGGTCGTTCGGACGAGAACCCGGTCGATGACGTCGCCGAAGACCCGCTGCCGACGCGAGCGCGCCCCGTCCCAGCCGACGACGAGCGTCGTGATCCGGTTCTCGACGGTCGCGCGGACGATCCCGGAAGCGACGTTGTGATCGATCCGCGTCCGGCGCTCGACCGGAACCTCGGCGCCAGCGCCGTACGCCTCGACGTCCTCGAGCAGCGCCTCGGCTTCGGCTACCGAGGGATCGGTCTCGGTCTCCGGACCGGGCTCGACGACGGTGAGCGTATAGATGGGGTCGGACGGACGGTGCAACGCCAGCGCGAGGTCGAACAGCCGCTCGTGGTACTGCGATTCGGGCGAAATCGGCATCATGATTCGCTGTGGGACGTCGTCGGGGTCGTACGTCGACCGCTCCGTCGCGCGGGCGATTGCTCGTCCGGAACGGTCGACGACGATCGATCCGAGGACGCTGGCGACGACGACCAGAATCACGACGGCGTTTATCACGTGTTCGTCTAGCAGTCCGACGTCGAACCCAACGAGAACGATCGCCAGTGCGGCTGCAGCCTGTCCGACCGAGAGACCGAACATCGTCGACAGCTGGTCGCTCGAGTAGTCGTAGTGATACGCGGTGAGCCACGCTGCGGCGTATTTGGTGATGATCGTGAGGACGATGAACGCGCCGGCGATGGCGAGCGTTTCCCCACCGGCGACGAGCACGCGGACGTCGACGAGCATCCCGACCGACAGCAAGAAAAACGGGATGAAGAGGGCGTTGCCGACGAACTCGATGCGGTTGAGCAACGGTCCGCGACGGGGGATCAGTCGATTGAGGACGAGCCCCGCGAGGAAGGCTCCGACGATCGGTTCGACGCCAGCCACCTCCGCGAGGACGGCACAGGCAAACAGCACCGCCATCACGAACAGGAACTCGTAGTAGCTCTCCTGGTCGACGGTTCGAAAGAACCACCGACCGAGTCGCGGGACGAGTACCCACACGCCGGCGAAAAAAAGTGCCAGCCCGACAGTCAACTCGAGCCAGAATCCGACGCCGATCCCCTCCTCGACCGAGGCGACGGCGACCGCGAGAACGAGCAACGCGAGCGTGTCGGTGAGGATCGTCCCGCCGACCGTCGTGGCGACGCTCTCGTCGGTCGCGATCCCGAGTCGGCTCACGATCGGATAGGCGAGCAACGTGTGTGAAGAGAATACGGCGGCAAACAGCGCTGCTGCGGCGATCGAGAACCCGAAGACGACGTAGCCGACGACCGTTCCCACTACCTGGGGGACGAGAAAGGAGAGCAGACCGAACACGACGCTCCGGTCGGCGGACTCGAGAAAGCGATCGAAGTCGATCTCGAGTCCCGCGACGAAAAGCAGGTAGATCAGCCCGACCTCGCCGAGTAACACGATGGTGTCGTCGCGTGCCAGCAGGCCGAGCCCGTTCGGGCCGACGACGGCCCCGGCGACGATGATTCCGACGATACCCGGCAGCCGATATCGCTGCAACACGAGCGGCGCGGTCAGAAAGACCACCATCGCGAGTCCGAAGACGAGCACCGGGTCCTCGACCGGAAGCGAAACGCTCGGGGGAACCATTCGTACTGATCGACGGCTGCGTGATCCGTACCACGCCACGATACATCAGTTTCGCCCCGGATCGAAACTGGCGCACGACGGTCGGATGCCGCGGCCGTTTTGAATGGGTTTATGTTTCCGTGTGAATTCACCATCGAATACGACTCGTAACTCCGAGCATGGTTGAATATATCACGAACAGGTGTGGGGCTCCGTAGCGAATGTACACGACGAAACCGAACGCGTCATGAGAGCCGAACCCGCTGTGCTCGTCCTCGGGGGACCGCTGTCGCTCCCGCTCGAGGAACCGGTGCTCGTCTTTGCGCTCGCACTCGCGGTGTTTCTCGTCGCGCCGCTTCTGATCAAGCGACTCGGACAGCCCGGTATTGTCGGGATCGTCCTGTTCGGGGTGGCGATCGGCCCCGGCGCACTCGGGCTGTTAGACGAGAGCGAGGCGATCGTCCTCTTAGGCGAGGTCGGACTCGTCTACCTGCTGTTTACCGTCGGCCTCGAGATCGATCTGCGGGGCTTTCTCAAGGCACCAGAAAACGCCGCGTTGTTCGGACTGACGAGTTTCTTCGTGCCGCTCGTCGTCGGGGTCGGAGCCGGCTACTACGTGCTCGGGCTCTCGGAGTGGGCAGCGCTTTTGCTTGCGGCCGTCTTCGCTTCCCACACGCTGCTCGCGTATCCGATCGCCAACCGGCTCGACATCACCGACAACCGTGCCGTGACCGCCGTCTTCGGTGGTATTCTCTTTACCGATACGCTCGCACTCGTCGTGCTCGCGATCGTGATTGGAGCGATCGACGGCGGCCTCACGCTGGCATTGTTCGTCGACATCGCCGTCTCGCTCGCGATTCTCTTCGCCAGTGTGTTGCTCGTCGTTCCGCCGATTGCTCGGTGGTTCTTCCAGAACCTCTCCGACGAGAGTTACTACGAGTTTCTGTTCGTCGTCGTGGCGCTGTTTGCCGCCGCCAGCCTCGCCGAGGTGCTCGACATCTCGGGTATCCTCGGTGCGTTCGTCGCCGGACTGGCGCTCAACCGCCAGATTCCTCGCGGCGGGACGCTGATGAACCGCGTCGAGTTCGTCGGCAACGCCTTCTTCATCCCGTTTTTCCTGCTATACGTCGGCATCCTCGTCAACCCCGCCGTCATCTTCGACGGACTGCGCACGCTCGAGGTCGCTGGCGTCGTCGTCGTCGTCATGCTCGCCACCAAGGCCGTGGCTGCCTGGATCGTGGCGACGATCCAGGGCTACGACCGAAACGAACTGGGCGTCATCTTCGGGCTCTCGACGGGTCAGGCCGCCGCGGCGCTTGCGATCACGTTGATCGGCTACGAGGCCGGTCTGTTCGGCGATCACGTGCTCAACGCCGTCGTGCTCATGTTGCTCGTGACCGCCGTCGTCAGTCCCTGGCTCACCGAACGGTTCGGCACGCGTCTCGCTCTCGATGCCGACGTCGACCCCGGCGGCGAGGACGCTCTCGATCCGCGCATCCTGCTGCCGCTGTCGACCGACGCCGATCGTCGCCGTCGGCTGCTCGAGCTCGCGTTCGTCCTCAAAGACCGGTACGGGACCGAACCGGTCCACCTGCTCACCGTGGTCCCGCCCCGCTCGGGCAAGACCGAAACCCGGGTCGCCGAGGTCGAACGCGACCTCGAGAACGCCGCCGAGTTCGGCGGAGCCGCCGAGATTCCCGTCGAGGTCGAAACGCGGGTCAACCACAACGTCGCCTCGGGGATCGTCCGCGGGAGCGTCGAGACGCGCGCCGACACGATCGTCATTGGATGGGATGCCAGTCGGACGTTCGGCCGCCGGATCTTCGGTTCGACCATCGACCAGGTGCTGCGCCGGACGACGGTTCCGGTCGTCGTCTCGCGACTCGGCCACCCGATCAACACGACCCAGAAGCTGTACGTCGTCGTTCCGCCCGGACTCGATCACCACGAGGGGTTCTACGAAGCCGTCCACACGGTCAAGCGGCTGGCGATCCAGCTCGGGACGCCGATGACCGTCCTGGTCGTCGAGGGAAGTCCCCGCCAGTACGAGCGACTGTTCGGACTCGTCGAGCAGGAACTCACTGCCGAGTTCGACGAGGTCGACTCCTGGGGGTCGCTGCTACCGGAGTTGTCCACCCGGACCGGCTCGGACGACCTGATCATCGTCATGTCGCCCCGGGAGGGAAGCGTCGGCTGGCACAGCGAACTCGGAGAACTTCCGGGACGGCTCGTGGAACTGCCGCCGGAGTCGTTCATCACGATCTACCCGCGGGAGGACGAACCCGAGTACGACGCGACGTTTCTCAAGATCGAGTGATCGTCACGACGCGATCGGAACTCACGCACGTGTCTTCACGGCGTCATACGGTCTGCTGGACCGACCCCCCGGCACAACCGAAGGACGGGTCGCGGTTGTGGCGGGGCTGACGCACAGCGGTCCGTATCAGTCCGCGTGACGAACGACGTAGACGTCGTACTGCTGGTCGCTCGCGACCGGACCACCGACGCTCGACAGCGGCGTCGTCACCGAGCCCGCGTTCTCGCTGCCGACGAACACCACGTCGGCGTCGACGTCGGCGGCGACGTCGCGGATCGTCCGGACCACGTTCGTCGTCGACGTCGCCGTCGGTTCGTCGGAGTCGACGATCTCGTGGCGAAACGTCGCCTCGGGGGCGACGCTGTCGACGATGTTTCGCATCTTCCTGACGACGACGTCCGGATCGAACTGCTCGTGGTCCTGGATCCAGCCCCGTTCCCGTGCGTAGTCACCGTCGTCCGGCACGATCGTCACCGCGACCACGTCTTCGTCCGTGAGTTCGGCGTGTTCGGACGCTTTCTCGAGTGCCGCGGTCGACAGCGTCGACCCGTCAAACGGAACGAGTAGTGTCATAACCCACTGTGAAACGACGGACGAGGTAAAGGTTCGGTCGGGACCGTCGCGTCACCGATCCCCGTCCGCCCCGACGACCAGGACCGGAATCGGCGAGAGGCGAACGACCGCGTCGACGGTGCTGCCGAGCAGGGTGCGCCTGAACGACGACCGTCCGCGTGCGCCGACGACGAGCACGCCGACGTCGTGATCCTCGCCGTACGCGATGATCTCCTCGTGGGGAATCCCTGTCCTGATCGCCGTCTCGAGCGGAACGTCCGCCGCCTCGGCCCGCGTCTCGATCTCCTCGAGTGTGGATGCCGCGCGCTCGCGCAGCCGCTTCTCGACGGTTTCGGGGTCGACAATCGCGTTGTCGTACTCCCGGCGCGTCTCTACGACGGCGACGCCGTACAGTGGAACCTCGAGTCGGTCGGCGAGCGCGACCGCGTGCTCGACCGCGACCGACGCGTCGTCGCTGCCGTCGGTGGCGACGAGGATCGAATCGTACATACCCGACGTACGGACTCGTGGCTCAAAGTCGTACGGTCTATCGCCGGTACGGATCCTTCATCGCTAAGTGGCCCCGTCACAGAGAGGCGGGTAATGAACGGCAACCGTTTCGGTCGCCTCTTCCAGGTGACCACGTTCGGCGAGAGTCACGGCGAGGCGATGGGCTGTACCGTCTCGGGCTGTCCCGCCGGCCTCGAACTCTCAGAAGAGGACATTCAAGAAGACCTCGACCGACGCAAACCCGGCCAGTCGATGATCACGACGAGTCGCGGCGAACCCGACGACGTCTCGATCAAGTCGGGGCTGCAAGACGGCTACACCACGGGCACCCCGATCGGGATGGTCATCCAGAACAAAGACGCCCGTTCGGGCAAGTACGAACCCTTTATCACCGCACCCCGACCCTCCCACGGCGACTTTACCTATTCGGCCAAGTTCGGCACCCGAAACTGGGGTGGCGGAGGGCGATCGTCGGCACGCGA contains:
- a CDS encoding universal stress protein: MYDSILVATDGSDDASVAVEHAVALADRLEVPLYGVAVVETRREYDNAIVDPETVEKRLRERAASTLEEIETRAEAADVPLETAIRTGIPHEEIIAYGEDHDVGVLVVGARGRSSFRRTLLGSTVDAVVRLSPIPVLVVGADGDR
- a CDS encoding cation:proton antiporter, whose protein sequence is MVPPSVSLPVEDPVLVFGLAMVVFLTAPLVLQRYRLPGIVGIIVAGAVVGPNGLGLLARDDTIVLLGEVGLIYLLFVAGLEIDFDRFLESADRSVVFGLLSFLVPQVVGTVVGYVVFGFSIAAAALFAAVFSSHTLLAYPIVSRLGIATDESVATTVGGTILTDTLALLVLAVAVASVEEGIGVGFWLELTVGLALFFAGVWVLVPRLGRWFFRTVDQESYYEFLFVMAVLFACAVLAEVAGVEPIVGAFLAGLVLNRLIPRRGPLLNRIEFVGNALFIPFFLLSVGMLVDVRVLVAGGETLAIAGAFIVLTIITKYAAAWLTAYHYDYSSDQLSTMFGLSVGQAAAALAIVLVGFDVGLLDEHVINAVVILVVVASVLGSIVVDRSGRAIARATERSTYDPDDVPQRIMMPISPESQYHERLFDLALALHRPSDPIYTLTVVEPGPETETDPSVAEAEALLEDVEAYGAGAEVPVERRTRIDHNVASGIVRATVENRITTLVVGWDGARSRRQRVFGDVIDRVLVRTTVQVFVARIRRPLNVTERLVLLCPPEIVDNQGFGEAAHRVGQLADHAGADVRAVTIGGDADRVEHALASVDTGPTATIDRVDGWEEVSTFLRDEIGPDDLVVAVSARRGTVGWHPELRTLPNRIATRSAGNFVVLYPARRDRDDDRRYLQLR
- a CDS encoding cation:proton antiporter; amino-acid sequence: MRAEPAVLVLGGPLSLPLEEPVLVFALALAVFLVAPLLIKRLGQPGIVGIVLFGVAIGPGALGLLDESEAIVLLGEVGLVYLLFTVGLEIDLRGFLKAPENAALFGLTSFFVPLVVGVGAGYYVLGLSEWAALLLAAVFASHTLLAYPIANRLDITDNRAVTAVFGGILFTDTLALVVLAIVIGAIDGGLTLALFVDIAVSLAILFASVLLVVPPIARWFFQNLSDESYYEFLFVVVALFAAASLAEVLDISGILGAFVAGLALNRQIPRGGTLMNRVEFVGNAFFIPFFLLYVGILVNPAVIFDGLRTLEVAGVVVVVMLATKAVAAWIVATIQGYDRNELGVIFGLSTGQAAAALAITLIGYEAGLFGDHVLNAVVLMLLVTAVVSPWLTERFGTRLALDADVDPGGEDALDPRILLPLSTDADRRRRLLELAFVLKDRYGTEPVHLLTVVPPRSGKTETRVAEVERDLENAAEFGGAAEIPVEVETRVNHNVASGIVRGSVETRADTIVIGWDASRTFGRRIFGSTIDQVLRRTTVPVVVSRLGHPINTTQKLYVVVPPGLDHHEGFYEAVHTVKRLAIQLGTPMTVLVVEGSPRQYERLFGLVEQELTAEFDEVDSWGSLLPELSTRTGSDDLIIVMSPREGSVGWHSELGELPGRLVELPPESFITIYPREDEPEYDATFLKIE
- a CDS encoding universal stress protein, with protein sequence MTLLVPFDGSTLSTAALEKASEHAELTDEDVVAVTIVPDDGDYARERGWIQDHEQFDPDVVVRKMRNIVDSVAPEATFRHEIVDSDEPTATSTTNVVRTIRDVAADVDADVVFVGSENAGSVTTPLSSVGGPVASDQQYDVYVVRHAD